DNA sequence from the Hypanus sabinus isolate sHypSab1 unplaced genomic scaffold, sHypSab1.hap1 scaffold_806, whole genome shotgun sequence genome:
tgttctgtgtgtgagaaaaggTTTAGttggtcatcccacctgtggacacaccaatcagttcacaccacactgggcagaggctggtcatctgctgaatttctgggaaaggattcactcagtcatctgacctaatggctcaccagccacttcacactggggagaagccattcacctgctcagagtgtgggaagggattcactcagtcatcccacctacggagtcaccagcaagttcacaccggggagaagccgttcacctgctcagtctgtgggaagggattcactcagttagctaacctacagaatcacctgcgagttcacactggggagaagccattcacctgctcagagtgtgggaagggattcactcagtcatcccacctacggagtcaccagcaagttcacaccggggagaagccgttcacctgctcagtctgtgggaagggattcactcagttagctaacctacagaatcacctgcgagttcacactggggagaggccattcacttgctcagtctgtgggaaggaattcactcattTGTCCAAActgcagagacatcagcgagttcacagtggggagaggccgttcacctgctcagtctgtgggaagagattcactaatttatccagcctacagagacatcagcgagttctcagtggagagaggccgttcacctgctcagaatgtgggaagggattcactcagtcatcccacctacagagtcaccagcgagttcacaccagggagaagccgttcacctgctcagtctgtgggaagggattcactcagtcatcccacctacagaatcacctgcgagttcacactggggagaggccattcacttgctcagtctgtgggaaagaattcactcatttatccagcctacagagacatcagcgagttcacactggggagaggccattcacctgctcagtctgtgggaaaggattcactctgtcatctaccctactggtacatcagcgagttcacactggggagaggccgttcacctgctcagtctgtgggaaggggttcactcactcttacaacctacagagacaccagcgagttcacactggggagaggccattcacctgctcagaatgtgggaggagatttgctgactcttccaccctgcagagtcatcagcgagttcacagtggagagaggctgttcacctgctcagaatgtgggaaaggattcactctgtcatctaccctactggtacatcagcgagttcacactggggagaggccgttcacctgctcagtctgtgggaagagattcactcatttatccagcctacagagacatcagcgagttcacactggggagaagccattcacctgctcagtctgtggggagagattcactcagtcattcatcttacagagacatcagcgagttcacactagagttcacctgctgagaatgtgggaaaggattcacacagtcatcccacctactggcacacctctcagctcacaatggggagtggccattgttatgcatccctaggttttgtttgctgtggctttcattttaagagagagagagggagagattaaaaagacAAATCAGTCCaatttgcagcttgtttacatcgtgtgcagcttgtttagttttaaccaaggacacagacactcagagacagacagagacaaaggaagaaaaatggaagggtcgaaaccagggaactagtggccaagggtcactgtttggaactttcctttgCCCACAAGGGTGGATTCACcttacatcgaatgtgtggttgtcacctcatttgatccataggagtggatctgatttgggatatcctgtggagaccacttatgtgttaccccttgcctggctgtggtgtggtagttcacttgaagatgataccccttatGACAAGTCACTTCGGatgataattagtatgtggatttggaaggatgacagataaaatctacggTGACTGTTggtctcgttttaccaccatgaaacctgtggaatacaacataattgccttctctcaacatttaccctggattacaaatatctctctctcatcacctattctgtagttgaactgaactttcatactttaccatctcaaaactccaagccttgtttcctctgagctcaatagtttgggagatttatttctacagatttatacacataacactcatgaggaattctgcagatgctggaaattcaaacaacacacacaaaatgctggtggaacacagcaggccaggcagtatctataaggagaagaaatgtcaacgtttcaagctgagacccttcatcaggactaactgaaaggaaagatactaagagatttgaaagtagtggggggagggtgaaatgcaaaatgataggagaagtctggaggtggtgggatgaagctaagaactggaaaggtgattggcgaacgtgatacagagctggagatgggaaagaatcattggacaggaggcctcaggagaaagtaaggtgcgggggaagcaccagagagacatggaaaacaggcaaacaattaaatatgtcagtgatggggtaagaagtggaagaggggcattaacagaagttagagaagtcaatgttcatcccatcaggttggaggctacccagccggtatataaggtgttgttcctccaacctgagtttggattaattttgacagtagaggaggccatggatagacatatcagaatgggaatgggatgtggaaataaaatgtgtggccactgggagtagtctgttgctgctggtttgtttctaaagcgttatggtttgtaacaaaatggggcctgcgtctgggatatgaacaaatttaaggattgatttaatattgatttcattggataaatcccttttgatttatttgtgtgtggaaaatcagcagcaatggatgttgatagatatctggaagtgtgaacctctcaggcattagaggacaccagaaggattgagttattgagtattgctaaagtgttaatacttgctaaggtgaaattgacaatgaggagggcacagatgcagaggataatagctgaacattatgtatctgaggatgtgtttaaagtggaggagttggaggtgtttcctgaaagtaaacctagtgagcttgagctccagtgcaagttagaaaaattaaagatggaggcagaGGCAATTTCAGGCTGGAGAGACAGAAAAGCAGTAAgaaaattctcttacaaagtgtaattaaggggaaggcttagcaagcttattctgctttgacagtagctgaagcagctgattatttatttatttatgctgaCCCAgtcatcgccactgggctataattgcgcaggagcagtgtgtggttcagtgctttgctcaaggacacacacgttgcctcggctgaggctcaaactcatgactttcagatcgctagttcaacaccttaaccacatggtcaCGCACCACATATTATGACatcgtgaaacaggctgtgctcaaagcttatgagttggtcccagaagcagacaggcaaaagtttagaaatctgtgaaccagacatacagaatttgcttatgagaaatttgtgtcttttgaccactggtgcacatctgaacatgtaaatgatgattttaacagcttgaaagttggttttaattgaagaattcagaaggtgtgtccctgatgacagaaagatgtatttagatggaaatgatgctgccactatgcaggaatctgctggattagcagatcagtttgctttaactcataaagttatgtttaccctgaataagagtttccaaaaggtACTTGTCAAGATTTGGGTAAACCTAATGAGCTCACCCCAGTggcctatacctgcattcggtgaaccctttttcgaaagttatagtggattgtgttggcccattgccaaagaccaaagctggccatcagtatctgctaactattctgtgtactgcatccagattcccagaggcaatgcctctcagaaatattaaagctaaaactgtggcgaggGCTCTTACCAAGATTTTCACATTATTCGATTtgtctaaagaaatccagtctgatcaaggatgcaattttacatctggattattccaacAGGTAGTTTCTgaactg
Encoded proteins:
- the LOC132390220 gene encoding gastrula zinc finger protein XlCGF26.1-like, encoding MAHQPLHTGEKPFTCSECGKGFTQSSHLRSHQQVHTGEKPFTCSVCGKGFTQLANLQNHLRVHTGEKPFTCSECGKGFTQSSHLRSHQQVHTGEKPFTCSVCGKGFTQLANLQNHLRVHTGERPFTCSVCGKEFTHLSKLQRHQRVHSGERPFTCSVCGKRFTNLSSLQRHQRVLSGERPFTCSECGKGFTQSSHLQSHQRVHTREKPFTCSVCGKGFTQSSHLQNHLRVHTGERPFTCSVCGKEFTHLSSLQRHQRVHTGERPFTCSVCGKGFTLSSTLLVHQRVHTGERPFTCSVCGKGFTHSYNLQRHQRVHTGERPFTCSECGRRFADSSTLQSHQRVHSGERLFTCSECGKGFTLSSTLLVHQRVHTGERPFTCSVCGKRFTHLSSLQRHQRVHTGEKPFTCSVCGERFTQSFILQRHQRVHTRVHLLRMWERIHTVIPPTGTPLSSQWGVAIVMHP